A part of Terriglobus roseus genomic DNA contains:
- a CDS encoding TonB-dependent receptor, with product MKDLSKICTQSRGTADAQRFTVTKGALRSMAIAGMFAAAVSPAFAQTTTADVVGTATDVSGAVVPNATVTLTDVNTHLTRTVKAGSGGEYTFTLLNPGTYSLSVTASGFKTFQITTFNLSAGDRAREDAHLAVGSEGETVNVEATTPALRTDSAAIITTVTEKATQELPLNGRNFINLVQVTPGATEGLNNGLASGNRPDDRRQTSSISMNGQADMMNNQTIDGIDNNERVIGSIGVRPSVDSIQEVSVQTNVFTAEVGRAAGAIVNVITKSGSNQFHGTLYEFFRHDKLNANPFKFGAAIPKPKYRQNQFGGSIGGPIFKDKTFFFADYEGLNKVFNQNPSSTTVPTLFERNNPGNFTDNPGINTIVPAANFDKVAQQYFNLFPLPNTGTAATVANNYTAARPDSQFSKVGDVRGDQRFKNGDLFYIRYTYNRVDTSIGSLFPAVNSAAGVIFPGGNLGSYPGPALTRAHQAHLNYVHSFTPNVLLELKAGYTLLDNAQFPLNFGKAINSAFGQPNLNVDGRTAELSAINVTLGGATLGNRPPIIYHENTYQYEGNVTYIKGKQIIKVGGGVIRRQDSTTQTDTANGNWVFDNFAKLLSGDYNTAARNQILYTPHNRTWEPHVYFQDDYHATQNLTLNLGVRYDLFTPYTETNNILSNFDIVQAKFVVAGINADGHGGIKTDYSNFAPRFGFAYTPLPKTVIRGGFGLTFAPENTTSGAALVNQPFTATLGPYTQPNAPAGFTKFASGMPTPTANPYINPTGSATAALDPNFKSTYIEQFNLTVEREFAGFVGTLSYVGELGRRNAYYLSDFNTIPLAQAPQAFTNAGSTTAAPVATSTYNSLRRFANTPGNSALLGIPLYRSTGASSYHGMQAVLKRRFSKGLDLQVAYTQSRLLDNSESISNNGGNGFGSTAELINSIEYGNGNLDMRSRITGTFNYALPFGQNTHGFVGVLAKGWQANGIVVWGTGLPFSVTNAANRSGTRPTATNSDRALMIGNGRVGHPTITKWFDTNSFVWQALGTTSTQRRNQLYGPGIQRVDLSLFKNFDLTERFKLEFRTEAFNVLNTAQFVNPSASLNYAACTTACNGFPVAGFAPAAGYGAITATGNAYNPRLIQFAARVKF from the coding sequence ATGAAGGACCTATCAAAAATCTGTACCCAGTCGCGAGGCACTGCGGATGCGCAGCGCTTCACTGTGACCAAAGGCGCGTTGCGTAGTATGGCCATCGCCGGCATGTTTGCCGCGGCGGTTTCACCAGCCTTTGCTCAGACCACTACCGCCGACGTCGTCGGCACTGCAACGGACGTATCAGGCGCCGTGGTGCCGAATGCGACGGTGACGTTGACCGACGTGAACACGCACTTAACGCGTACCGTCAAGGCAGGTTCTGGTGGCGAATACACGTTCACGCTGCTGAATCCTGGGACGTACTCGCTGTCAGTTACGGCGAGCGGATTCAAGACTTTCCAGATCACCACGTTCAATCTCTCAGCCGGTGACCGTGCGCGTGAAGATGCACATCTGGCTGTCGGTAGCGAAGGCGAAACGGTCAACGTGGAAGCGACCACGCCCGCGTTGCGCACAGACTCCGCTGCCATCATTACTACGGTGACGGAAAAGGCTACGCAGGAACTGCCGCTGAATGGACGTAACTTCATCAACCTGGTGCAGGTGACGCCGGGCGCCACAGAGGGCCTGAACAACGGTCTGGCCAGCGGCAACCGTCCTGATGATCGCCGTCAGACGTCGTCGATCTCGATGAACGGCCAGGCCGACATGATGAACAACCAAACGATCGACGGTATCGATAACAACGAGCGTGTTATCGGTTCGATCGGCGTTCGTCCGTCGGTGGATTCGATTCAGGAAGTCAGCGTGCAGACGAACGTGTTCACGGCAGAAGTGGGCCGTGCGGCTGGCGCCATCGTGAACGTTATCACCAAGTCTGGTAGCAACCAGTTCCACGGCACGCTGTATGAGTTCTTCCGCCATGACAAGCTGAACGCGAACCCGTTCAAGTTTGGCGCAGCGATTCCGAAGCCGAAGTATCGCCAGAACCAGTTTGGCGGCAGCATCGGCGGACCGATCTTCAAGGACAAGACGTTCTTCTTCGCGGACTACGAGGGACTGAACAAGGTCTTCAATCAGAACCCTTCGTCCACGACGGTTCCCACGCTGTTTGAGCGCAACAACCCTGGCAACTTCACTGATAACCCGGGTATCAACACGATCGTTCCCGCTGCGAACTTCGACAAGGTTGCACAGCAGTACTTCAACCTGTTCCCGCTGCCCAACACGGGTACCGCAGCCACGGTTGCAAACAACTACACGGCAGCGCGTCCTGATTCGCAGTTCTCAAAAGTGGGCGATGTTCGCGGCGATCAGCGCTTCAAGAATGGCGATCTGTTCTACATTCGCTACACGTATAACCGTGTGGACACGAGCATTGGCAGCCTGTTCCCGGCAGTCAACTCTGCTGCTGGTGTCATCTTCCCGGGTGGCAACCTCGGTTCTTATCCCGGACCTGCTCTTACGCGCGCACACCAGGCTCACCTGAACTATGTGCACTCGTTTACGCCGAATGTTCTGTTGGAACTGAAGGCGGGTTATACCCTCCTCGACAACGCGCAGTTCCCGCTGAACTTTGGCAAAGCAATCAACTCTGCCTTTGGTCAGCCGAACCTCAACGTGGATGGACGTACTGCTGAACTTTCGGCCATCAACGTTACTCTCGGTGGCGCTACGCTGGGCAACCGTCCGCCGATCATCTATCACGAGAACACTTATCAGTATGAAGGCAACGTCACCTACATCAAGGGCAAGCAGATCATCAAGGTGGGTGGCGGTGTGATCCGTCGTCAGGATTCCACGACGCAGACAGATACAGCTAACGGCAACTGGGTGTTCGATAACTTTGCCAAGCTGCTCTCAGGCGACTACAACACTGCTGCTCGTAACCAGATTCTGTACACGCCGCATAACCGCACCTGGGAACCGCATGTGTACTTCCAGGACGACTATCACGCGACGCAGAACCTGACCCTGAACCTGGGTGTGCGTTATGACCTGTTCACGCCTTACACCGAAACCAACAACATCCTGTCGAACTTTGACATTGTGCAGGCGAAGTTTGTTGTTGCCGGTATCAATGCGGATGGCCACGGTGGAATCAAGACGGACTACAGCAACTTCGCTCCGCGTTTCGGCTTTGCCTATACGCCGTTGCCGAAGACTGTAATCCGTGGCGGCTTCGGTCTCACGTTCGCTCCGGAAAATACAACCTCTGGCGCGGCGCTTGTGAACCAGCCCTTCACTGCAACGCTTGGACCCTACACGCAGCCAAATGCTCCGGCTGGGTTCACCAAGTTTGCAAGCGGTATGCCTACACCGACTGCGAATCCGTACATCAACCCTACAGGCAGCGCAACGGCGGCACTCGACCCAAACTTCAAGTCGACCTACATCGAGCAGTTCAACCTGACCGTCGAACGTGAGTTTGCCGGTTTCGTCGGCACGCTCTCGTATGTGGGGGAGCTCGGTCGTCGCAACGCTTACTATCTGTCGGACTTCAACACCATCCCGCTCGCACAGGCGCCGCAGGCCTTTACGAATGCGGGTAGCACGACGGCTGCTCCTGTAGCGACCTCCACTTATAACTCCCTGCGTCGCTTTGCCAACACACCTGGCAACAGCGCTCTGCTTGGTATCCCGCTGTATCGCAGCACGGGTGCCAGCAGCTACCACGGCATGCAGGCTGTGTTGAAGCGCCGCTTCAGCAAGGGTCTCGATTTGCAGGTGGCTTATACGCAGTCGCGCCTGTTGGACAACTCTGAATCCATCTCGAACAACGGTGGCAACGGTTTTGGTTCCACTGCGGAGCTGATCAACTCTATCGAGTACGGCAACGGCAACCTGGACATGCGTAGCCGTATCACCGGCACCTTCAACTACGCGCTGCCCTTCGGCCAGAACACGCACGGCTTTGTGGGTGTCCTTGCGAAGGGATGGCAGGCAAACGGCATCGTTGTATGGGGAACAGGTCTTCCGTTCTCTGTAACCAATGCAGCGAACCGTTCCGGCACACGTCCGACTGCAACCAACAGCGATCGCGCGCTGATGATTGGAAACGGACGCGTTGGTCATCCGACGATCACGAAGTGGTTTGATACGAACTCCTTTGTTTGGCAGGCGCTTGGAACCACGAGCACGCAACGCCGTAACCAGCTGTACGGTCCTGGCATCCAGCGTGTTGATCTGTCGCTGTTCAAGAACTTCGATCTGACCGAGCGCTTCAAGCTCGAGTTCCGTACCGAAGCGTTCAACGTCCTAAACACGGCACAGTTCGTCAATCCGTCTGCATCGCTGAACTACGCAGCCTGCACCACGGCTTGTAACGGCTTCCCGGTTGCTGGCTTCGCGCCAGCGGCTGGATACGGCGCCATTACGGCAACAGGCAATGCCTACAACCCGCGTCTGATTCAGTTCGCGGCTCGAGTGAAGTTCTAA
- a CDS encoding ROK family protein: MKVSFRSAKTAVIAALLENDQLSRLELSDRAGVSPAAITEVTQHLLQQGLLLETPAMNAGKRRGRPTVQLSLQASHSCFVGVSINEEKIQLAITDLRGEVLGHEEVTEHNDLDGLPAAIQASFTRMLRKSGVARSRVRGVGISVAGIVDAEAGICRYSAGLDWRDVPIAEKIAAALKLPAWADNDANAIAMGEKIFGRGREYDNFSIVMLGRTIGSAHYMNGMLYRGHDGSAGEIGHITVDPKGPPCRCGRNGCLDTLAGGYALRQAAKKAGLSIQNMRDLEDLAMRGNAKAIKLLRDAGAALGSAIATLVHLNDPAAVLFTDLEGFENGLFRTATRQAIENGILPRFLASTQIIFGDGEPVSLPRSAASIAAFNYLIAL, translated from the coding sequence ATGAAGGTGTCCTTCCGGTCTGCAAAGACCGCCGTGATTGCTGCATTGCTCGAAAACGACCAGCTTTCCCGGCTGGAATTGAGCGATCGTGCGGGTGTAAGCCCGGCCGCCATCACGGAAGTGACCCAACACCTGCTTCAACAAGGACTTCTTCTGGAAACGCCTGCCATGAACGCAGGCAAGCGCCGCGGACGCCCCACGGTCCAGCTGTCTCTCCAGGCCTCCCACTCCTGCTTCGTCGGCGTCAGTATTAACGAAGAGAAGATACAACTCGCCATCACCGATTTGCGAGGCGAAGTTCTCGGACACGAAGAAGTCACGGAGCACAACGACCTTGACGGTCTGCCCGCAGCCATCCAGGCCAGCTTCACCCGCATGCTCCGTAAATCCGGCGTGGCACGCAGTCGCGTTCGCGGAGTCGGTATCTCCGTCGCTGGCATCGTCGATGCTGAGGCCGGTATCTGCCGTTACTCCGCCGGTCTCGACTGGCGTGATGTTCCCATTGCAGAAAAGATTGCAGCCGCACTAAAGCTCCCCGCATGGGCAGACAACGACGCCAACGCTATCGCTATGGGAGAAAAGATCTTCGGTCGCGGCCGCGAGTATGACAACTTTTCCATCGTCATGCTGGGACGCACCATTGGTTCCGCGCATTATATGAACGGGATGCTCTATCGCGGACATGACGGCAGCGCGGGCGAAATCGGTCACATCACAGTTGACCCCAAAGGCCCGCCTTGCCGCTGCGGACGCAACGGCTGTCTGGATACGCTTGCGGGTGGTTACGCATTGCGTCAGGCTGCCAAGAAGGCAGGGCTTTCCATTCAAAACATGCGTGATCTGGAAGACCTGGCCATGCGCGGCAATGCCAAAGCCATCAAGCTGTTGCGCGATGCAGGCGCGGCCCTCGGCAGCGCCATCGCCACACTTGTTCACTTGAACGATCCTGCGGCGGTGCTGTTTACAGATTTGGAGGGCTTTGAAAATGGCCTATTCCGAACCGCCACACGACAGGCCATTGAGAACGGCATTCTGCCGCGTTTCCTTGCTTCCACACAGATCATTTTTGGCGATGGAGAGCCGGTCTCGCTGCCACGCAGCGCAGCCTCTATCGCGGCCTTTAACTATCTGATCGCCCTGTAG
- a CDS encoding sugar phosphate isomerase/epimerase family protein: MQEQHTQQGEAVGLTRRGFLKHAATAAALATVAGKIALPNRAEAQGMKRTHAPMALGLLIKPFPDAEARIKLVHDLGFTTCFLSLDNYIGKFTPALAKQFNEYFDKYQVVPTTAEVVQPLPLKWNFVEGPSTIGVVPPAYRAARVDALKQTSDFAKLIGVGRVQTHCGFIPEDPHDPLYDGTVKAIRELTEHCAANGQQFLMETGQETPTTMLRMIKDVNNPALGVGLDTANLILYGKANPVDALKVLGPHVKAMHAKDGKWPTDPDKLGQEVQIGKGEVDFPTVLKMLKQLNYTGAVSIERETSGPQQVQDVKEEKIYLENILNKLSHA; the protein is encoded by the coding sequence ATGCAGGAGCAGCACACACAGCAAGGAGAAGCCGTGGGCCTGACGCGTCGTGGCTTTTTGAAGCACGCGGCCACCGCAGCCGCCCTGGCCACCGTCGCAGGAAAGATTGCACTGCCCAACCGCGCTGAAGCGCAGGGCATGAAGCGCACACACGCTCCCATGGCTCTGGGCCTGCTCATCAAGCCCTTCCCAGATGCTGAAGCCCGCATCAAGTTGGTGCACGATCTCGGCTTCACCACCTGCTTCCTCTCTCTCGATAACTACATCGGCAAGTTCACGCCCGCGCTGGCGAAGCAGTTCAACGAATACTTCGACAAGTATCAGGTGGTTCCGACCACAGCCGAAGTGGTGCAGCCACTGCCCCTGAAGTGGAACTTTGTGGAAGGCCCGTCGACCATCGGTGTTGTGCCACCCGCATATCGTGCGGCTCGTGTCGATGCACTGAAGCAAACTTCAGATTTCGCCAAGCTCATCGGCGTGGGCCGCGTTCAAACGCACTGCGGCTTCATTCCTGAAGATCCGCATGATCCTCTTTACGATGGAACCGTAAAGGCCATTCGCGAACTCACTGAGCATTGCGCGGCCAACGGCCAACAGTTCCTGATGGAGACCGGCCAGGAAACGCCCACCACCATGCTGCGCATGATTAAGGACGTGAACAATCCCGCACTTGGCGTTGGATTGGATACGGCGAACCTCATCCTCTACGGCAAAGCAAATCCGGTGGATGCATTGAAGGTTCTCGGACCGCATGTAAAGGCCATGCACGCAAAGGATGGCAAGTGGCCCACCGATCCTGACAAGCTTGGTCAGGAAGTGCAGATCGGCAAGGGCGAAGTCGACTTCCCCACCGTGTTGAAGATGCTTAAGCAGCTTAACTACACCGGCGCTGTCAGCATTGAACGGGAAACATCGGGCCCGCAGCAGGTCCAGGATGTGAAGGAAGAGAAGATCTACCTCGAAAACATCCTCAACAAGCTCAGCCACGCCTAA
- a CDS encoding Gfo/Idh/MocA family protein, with translation MDRRKFLKGTGAACGLLIVKPSTAFGYAANSAVRYGLLGCGNRGTSVATSFAKNTDARIVALGDIFPDQLAKGKQHFDQVNAALGKPAVDPKLTFHGWDAYKAMAANPNIDAVQISTPPIFHVEHLDILTAGGKHVYVEKPVGVDIPQTRRALDIAKRIDGKVSVAVGFQIRKAPPFVEIVNRIHNGDIGKIASLNGYYNSPPAVFHDVPNISQEEFRLRNWLRDKKLSGDILLEQNIHVIDVCNWIMGAHPIKADARASRKVVTTYGNTNDNYEVIFTYPGDVQFVFNSTQFNFKGFFDVAEHIFGSEGIAEAPYKGPLRILGPKAWTWSGGPAKTDSKFAADGAFNDNLAEADKMKDQDFIGSITGNKYQNQIATGVESARSCMLGRMSAELGRVATWDELMANNEAYELGLDIKKYH, from the coding sequence ATGGATCGCAGAAAATTTCTCAAAGGAACCGGCGCAGCTTGCGGTCTCCTGATCGTGAAACCTTCCACGGCCTTTGGTTATGCCGCCAACTCCGCAGTGCGTTATGGCCTGTTGGGATGCGGCAACCGCGGCACCTCCGTCGCAACATCGTTCGCGAAGAACACCGACGCGCGCATCGTCGCACTCGGCGACATCTTCCCGGACCAGCTTGCCAAGGGCAAGCAGCACTTTGATCAGGTGAACGCTGCACTGGGCAAGCCTGCCGTTGACCCAAAGCTGACCTTCCACGGATGGGATGCATACAAGGCGATGGCCGCCAACCCCAACATTGACGCGGTACAAATCTCCACGCCTCCAATCTTCCACGTGGAGCACCTCGACATCCTCACCGCAGGCGGCAAGCACGTCTACGTCGAAAAGCCTGTGGGCGTTGACATTCCGCAGACACGTCGCGCACTCGACATCGCCAAGCGCATCGACGGCAAAGTAAGCGTCGCTGTTGGATTCCAGATCCGCAAGGCGCCGCCGTTCGTTGAAATCGTCAACCGTATCCACAACGGCGACATCGGCAAGATTGCATCGCTCAACGGCTATTACAACTCGCCTCCGGCTGTCTTCCACGATGTGCCGAACATCTCGCAGGAAGAGTTCCGCCTGCGCAACTGGCTGCGTGACAAGAAGCTCTCCGGCGACATTCTGTTAGAGCAGAACATCCACGTCATCGACGTCTGCAACTGGATCATGGGCGCGCATCCCATCAAGGCCGACGCACGCGCCAGCCGCAAGGTCGTCACTACCTACGGCAACACCAACGACAACTACGAAGTCATCTTCACCTATCCCGGCGATGTACAGTTCGTCTTCAATTCCACGCAGTTCAACTTCAAGGGCTTCTTCGATGTTGCCGAACACATCTTCGGCAGCGAAGGCATCGCAGAAGCGCCATACAAGGGGCCGCTGCGCATCCTTGGACCGAAGGCATGGACATGGAGCGGTGGCCCTGCAAAGACTGACAGCAAGTTCGCTGCAGACGGCGCCTTCAACGACAACCTAGCCGAAGCCGACAAGATGAAAGATCAGGACTTCATCGGCAGCATCACCGGCAACAAGTATCAGAACCAGATTGCAACCGGCGTAGAAAGCGCACGCAGCTGCATGCTCGGTCGTATGTCTGCGGAACTGGGCCGCGTTGCCACATGGGATGAACTCATGGCCAACAACGAAGCCTACGAACTGGGCCTCGACATCAAGAAGTACCACTAA